Proteins encoded together in one Rhipicephalus sanguineus isolate Rsan-2018 chromosome 9, BIME_Rsan_1.4, whole genome shotgun sequence window:
- the LOC119405826 gene encoding uncharacterized protein LOC119405826 translates to MESEYESSSHIPVPSTLAAAARPHTEPRMLGALHMLEAANSFTELQSHGSSHIPVPSTLAAAARPHTEPRMLGALHMLEAANSFTELQSHDTSYSPGPAYLTGATRSQTDPQVLAFMERILHVLNSMKHTQQAHSQYFN, encoded by the exons atGGAAAGCGAATACGAGA gctcatcgcacataccagtaCCCTCAACTCTTGCTGCGGCTGCAAGGCCACACACGGAACCACgcatgcttg GTGCTTTGCACATGTTGGAAGCTGCCAACTCTTTTACGGAACTGCAATCTCATG gctcatcgcacataccagtaCCCTCAACTCTTGCTGCGGCTGCAAGGCCACACACGGAACCACgcatgcttg GTGCTTTGCACATGTTGGAAGCTGCCAACTCTTTTACGGAACTGCAATCTCATG ATACATCGTACAGTCCAGGACCCGCATATCTGACCGGGGCTACAAGGTCACAAACAGACCCACAAGTGCTCG CCTTCATGGAAAGGATACTACATGTGTTAAATAGCATGAAGCACACACAGCAAGCCCATTCGCAATATTTCAACTAG